A region from the candidate division WOR-3 bacterium genome encodes:
- a CDS encoding UDP-glucuronic acid decarboxylase family protein: protein MRVIITGGAGFIGSHLVDYYLNKGNEVIAVDNLITGKEENIKHNFKNKKFQFLKCDICDMPKINKDIGLILHFASPASPFDYLKYPIETMKTASVGTINMLELALKKNAKFFLASTSEVYGDPLIHPQVEEYWGNVNPVGIRSVYDEGKRFAEAITVAYHRKLKLKINIVRIFNTYGERMRPGDGRVIPTFIEQALKNEPMTIFGDGKQTRSFCYISDLVNGIVKLAESDYPMPVNLGNPKEFTILELAQKIKKLCNSKSEFIYKPLPEDDPHRRNPDITKAKKLLNWKPVVELDEGLRRVIEWFKEKI, encoded by the coding sequence ACTATTTAAATAAAGGAAACGAAGTAATCGCAGTTGATAATTTGATAACCGGCAAAGAAGAAAATATAAAACACAATTTCAAAAATAAAAAATTTCAGTTTCTAAAATGCGATATCTGCGATATGCCGAAGATAAATAAAGATATAGGACTTATACTCCACTTTGCCTCACCAGCAAGTCCATTTGACTATCTAAAATATCCAATAGAAACAATGAAAACGGCATCTGTTGGAACTATAAATATGCTTGAACTTGCTTTAAAGAAAAATGCCAAATTCTTCCTTGCCTCAACAAGTGAAGTCTATGGTGACCCATTAATCCATCCCCAGGTTGAAGAATACTGGGGAAATGTGAATCCCGTTGGAATAAGGTCTGTTTATGATGAAGGAAAGAGATTTGCTGAAGCGATAACTGTTGCCTATCATAGAAAGTTGAAATTAAAAATAAACATTGTGCGAATATTTAACACCTATGGAGAAAGAATGAGGCCTGGAGATGGCAGGGTGATTCCCACCTTTATTGAACAGGCTTTAAAGAACGAACCAATGACCATATTCGGAGATGGCAAACAGACGAGAAGTTTCTGCTACATAAGCGACCTCGTTAATGGAATTGTTAAACTTGCTGAGAGTGATTATCCAATGCCAGTCAATTTAGGTAATCCTAAGGAATTTACAATTTTGGAACTTGCTCAAAAAATAAAGAAATTGTGTAATAGTAAAAGTGAATTCATTTATAAACCACTACCAGAAGATGACCCTCATAGAAGAAATCCTGATATCACCAAAGCGAAAAAACTTCTAAATTGGAAACCAGTTGTGGAGCTTGATGAAGGGCTTAGAAGAGTAATAGAGTGGTTCAAAGAAAAGATATAA
- a CDS encoding TonB family protein, producing the protein MKKLWLILIVIGLIVYCAKKEEPLKGEKGGTLVIGTTDIPSVISPLQPSVLGSNDILELLFMRLHRIDPHTGKMKPELASSWEFSEDLTSITYYLRKDIKWWDGEPVTAEDVLYTYEKMQDPKTNYPFIASLKYIKKAELVDKYTIKFTFTQVYANLLTDSDIMPVPKHIYEKFGAEFGKTKIVGNGPYKVKEWIPNAGLTLTANENYYRGRPPLDEIVIKFYNNVETMITDFEQGNIDLALNLTPSDAKKFSNNKNINIFSKPGNSYIYIGWNLENEFLKDKEIRKALTMAINKTQILNDVLLGMGQVSLGPLPQSSWAFNENVSPVEFNPAKAKDILLNKGFEDRNRNKILDKNGKDITLTIITNVENPERVQILNFVANYLSQLGIKVNAQTMDVTSFISALLNRKYDGFIMGWSVGDKIDPTLYWHSDPNRGKFNFVNYRNPAVDSLIDIGTLMLDRRKAKEIWGEFQKRVYEDQPYTFLVVPNEIAANYKRVKGTDEGIALASAYTYWIPEAERRVTIAAKVTPTTTPTTPTPTTTSTITPVTPTPVTPTTPTPTTTKKEETPKPTPAVSPEKLLEAAAASKETTVVAPPPPPTTPPKPSVITRPEPIKKVLPKYPDAARAIGATGKVVVKVVVGTDGKVKSATIFSSFGNPACEDAAIAAAKQWEFKPATKDGEPFEQSIQIPFDFKP; encoded by the coding sequence ATGAAAAAATTATGGTTAATATTAATCGTCATTGGTCTGATTGTTTATTGTGCAAAAAAAGAAGAACCATTAAAGGGTGAGAAGGGTGGGACACTCGTCATCGGGACAACAGACATCCCTTCTGTTATTTCACCTCTACAACCCTCTGTTTTAGGTTCAAACGACATTCTTGAACTATTATTTATGAGACTCCACAGAATTGACCCGCATACTGGAAAGATGAAACCGGAATTGGCATCCTCATGGGAATTTTCAGAGGATTTGACCTCTATTACTTATTATCTTAGAAAGGATATAAAATGGTGGGATGGAGAACCGGTGACTGCTGAAGATGTCCTTTACACCTATGAAAAGATGCAGGATCCAAAAACAAATTATCCCTTCATTGCCTCTCTAAAATATATCAAAAAAGCAGAACTGGTAGATAAGTATACTATAAAATTCACATTCACCCAGGTCTATGCAAATCTCCTTACTGATTCAGATATAATGCCTGTACCCAAACATATTTATGAAAAATTCGGTGCAGAATTTGGTAAAACAAAGATCGTGGGCAACGGACCTTATAAAGTAAAAGAATGGATCCCCAATGCAGGTTTAACACTCACCGCCAACGAAAATTACTATCGTGGCAGACCACCTCTTGATGAAATTGTAATTAAATTTTACAACAATGTAGAAACAATGATTACTGACTTTGAGCAAGGTAATATAGATCTCGCCCTCAATCTAACACCGTCTGACGCTAAAAAATTCTCCAACAATAAAAATATAAATATTTTTTCTAAACCAGGAAATAGTTACATTTATATCGGCTGGAATCTGGAAAATGAATTTCTGAAGGATAAAGAAATACGCAAGGCATTGACAATGGCTATAAATAAAACCCAGATACTGAATGATGTTTTATTAGGAATGGGGCAGGTTTCACTCGGACCATTACCACAATCATCCTGGGCATTTAATGAGAATGTATCACCTGTAGAATTTAATCCTGCCAAGGCTAAAGATATTCTTTTAAATAAAGGCTTTGAAGATCGCAATCGCAATAAAATACTTGATAAAAACGGAAAAGACATTACCCTGACCATTATCACCAATGTTGAAAATCCGGAAAGAGTTCAAATTCTAAATTTTGTTGCCAACTATTTATCGCAACTTGGGATAAAAGTGAATGCGCAGACAATGGATGTGACTTCCTTCATTTCTGCACTCCTCAATCGTAAATATGATGGATTTATTATGGGTTGGAGTGTTGGTGATAAGATTGACCCAACATTATACTGGCATTCTGACCCCAACCGTGGAAAGTTTAATTTCGTGAATTATAGAAATCCAGCGGTAGATTCACTTATAGATATCGGCACTCTAATGTTGGATAGAAGAAAAGCAAAAGAAATCTGGGGTGAATTCCAAAAGAGAGTTTATGAAGACCAACCCTATACCTTCCTTGTGGTTCCCAATGAAATCGCTGCAAATTATAAAAGAGTAAAAGGTACAGATGAAGGTATCGCACTCGCCAGTGCCTATACCTACTGGATACCTGAAGCAGAAAGAAGAGTCACAATCGCTGCCAAAGTTACACCGACGACAACACCGACCACACCTACACCCACAACTACTTCTACAATAACTCCTGTAACACCTACTCCTGTAACACCTACTACTCCCACTCCTACCACCACCAAGAAAGAAGAAACCCCGAAACCAACACCTGCAGTTTCTCCGGAAAAACTCTTAGAAGCCGCTGCGGCTTCAAAAGAAACAACCGTGGTAGCCCCTCCTCCGCCACCGACAACACCACCAAAACCATCAGTAATAACAAGACCCGAGCCGATAAAAAAAGTTTTACCTAAATATCCTGATGCAGCAAGGGCAATAGGTGCTACTGGTAAGGTTGTAGTAAAAGTCGTTGTTGGTACAGATGGAAAAGTCAAATCGGCAACAATCTTTTCCAGTTTTGGCAATCCCGCCTGTGAAGATGCAGCAATTGCGGCAGCAAAACAATGGGAATTCAAACCAGCGACCAAAGACGGTGAACCATTTGAGCAGAGCATCCAGATACCGTTTGACTTTAAACCATAG